The nucleotide window GAACACCTTGGCGACCCTGGCCTGCACGACGAACCAGAGCGCGTAGCTTACGCAGCTCCCGCACAGGCACAGCGTGCCGGCGGCCATGTCGCGGGTGCCGTGTGGCGCGGCGGTCGGCGCGCCGCCGTGGGCGTGGTCGTGGAAGTGGAGGTGCGGCAGCGGGAGACGAGTGCCCTTGAAGAAGCTGACCACCATGGTGCCGGCGACGCCCACCGCTGCGCCCAGGAGCTTCATCCTGCCGGGCcagtgggagagggagaggcgcTCGGCCCGCAGCACGACGGCGATGAGGAAGGTGGCCACGGGGATGAGGTTGAGGAAGTCGACGGCGTAGGCGGCGCTGGTGTCCCGCAGCCCCCAGTAGTACAGCCCCATCGCAAGCAAAACTCTAGTAGTAGATCATAGATCATACACACACATATATTTGAATTTGTGTCAAGACAAAGAATGTTAATCGGTCCAGAATATTAAGAACCAAAACTAGTGTGGACAATTTTATTTTTCTCTGGCACATGAAAAATTGTTTTATTTTTTAGTACATGACAATTTGTTTTCAGATATGCTGTTTAGGGCCTTGTACGGAGTGTTTAGAGAAATAAACCAGTTTTTCTTTAAGCACCCGCTGTGCTTATGTGTAGAAGGTAGACGCTTAAAAATATCCCTAAGAACATCATGCATTGCATTGCATTGTACGTCATGGTTTATTGGTCCTCATATTTTTTTGTGTCAAATTTGGACCATGAATTTAATAAACAAAAtgctaatgcatgtcacaaaTTTTTTTATCGTTGAAAACTATGTTGaaatacgaatccaatgatatattttttatgacatgcattaacattttgtcagttaaatttatgatcaaattTTGACACAAAAAACGAAAAGGATCAATAAACCAAGATGGAGGTAGTACAAGGCCTTAACTAAGGTAACCAAGAACTGGTAGAGGTTTGCAAACGGACCAATCACTCATTATCTAAAGATACATATAGAACTAAACTAATTTTGTTTTTAATTGTTACTAGcaaaaatgcccgtgcgttgcaacgggagaaacaAATCTTCGCACACGACTGCCTAACACGGGTAATGCTAGTTATTTATATGCATAAAAAAGTCAGGCTGGACAATTATATACAGACATATTAAAAGAACTACAGACGTGATCAACAAAAGTAACTTGATGTACTAAAATTGCTTAATTTGCCGGCCATACGCAAGAGGGGTAATAGAACATAGGGAGAATTTTTCGCCTTTCTTTATTATGAAAAAAGTCAACAACCCGTGTTCGCATGGGCCAATTACGTAGATCCCATAATATACAATTTTTGAGAAATTTATTACTTTTCTATTTCATTTTTATCCAGAGTTATAAATATAACTGTGTCACCTCGTCATCTAGCAAACTTTGGAATCATTCAAATATAATCTTTTAAGTGAATCAAAGCGCCAAATAGAATGTTCAGATTTGTTTCATCTTAGATGAGCAATGGAATTTTATAGGAGTGGCTAATCGGTATAGGAAAATGCAAAGGGTGCAAATACAAATTTAAATGTAATGCAACCAAAAAACTTCCAGGACCAGATTTTCTTACAAAATTCATTCTTAATTAATGATATACACCTGCAAGTATTCTATGTTAATAGAAATCTTGTACCTTGAAAAAACTGCCATGGTCTAGCATCTCTATTTCATAACTGGTGATGCAAGAAAAAGTAATAAAAGTCAGATTTGTTTTTCATTCACTCATGGTGGACAAATAGATAAGATCTGCTGATGAGAGATAAAGAAAAGAATACAAAAAAAAAGGATGAAGCCTACCTTCTCCTAATACCATAACGGAGTGGCATACTTGATGATTTGAATTGCAGGTCTTATTTTATTTCTATCAACATAGGCACATAATAAAATTAGGAGGTGTATGCTTCCGATTTTGACTGGGTTGTTTTGCATTGCAAGGTGAGAAGCACGATCTGGCTAGGTGGTAGGTGGAGATGTGGTTCCAGAACCTATTATCTCAAGCAGACAGAGCTCGACCGCAAAAGCTTTTGCTGGTGGTGCGCGCGTCTCAGTGATGACAACATCATCACGGGTCTGAGGAGCAAGCTCGCCGAGGCGCTTGCGCTCCTCCTCGTCGGCTGTGCCCAGGGTTCTATGCTCACTTTGGCGAGTAACAACGCCGGGTGTCTGTCTTGGAACTGTTGTCTCACGGCGGCATCGTGCTGACTTGGTATGCAGCCGAGAAAGACCGAAAAAACGTAACATTTGCCGCTGGCAAGCGTGGAGCGCACAGCCAGGCAAACATTGCTGCCGGCAACAATCGCAGCGAGACGCACAAGGATGAGAATGCATGCATTGTGCACACGCCGTCCAGGAGGTCTGACGGCAAGGAGCACAGGCCAGGCCCAAGCACTGATTCGTGACGCCGGGATGAATATATGCGGCGAATCGTAGTCCGTGATGTCCTCGTGCATGAACAGGTACTCGTCGCCCTCACTCCATGGTATTGTTGCTGGGCGAGGAAGGACGGGTGGGCACGTGCAGCTCTGGTCATGGCAGCACAACATGGTGGCGGCGACAGACAGGGGGTTCGCCGGAGCGGCCCTGGGCAGGATTCCAGAGTTTGAGATTTGCCAGATTTTAATCACGATGATGCGGTGGAAGGGACGAGCGCAACTTTAAAGTTTGGGAGATGCGAATAGTTTGTTGCGTTCGGGCGAGATGATGCAAATCCATCTTTGTGTAGTGTAGGAACTATTGGTCCCGTGCACCGGATGTGTAATACGACTTGGACACGGACTTGGTAAGCAATTTCAATGACAACTAATGAAACGTGAGGGCCATGATGGACTGTGGGTTATGTGTCAGCCGTATACATCTTGGAATAAAATTGTCGTCAGGCCCGGTGCTTCTAAAAAGGTATCTTTATTTTTTAAATCTCAGCCATCAATTTTTATGACTAACACAGAATGAACGGATATAGAAGGGTGACATATAGACAACTATGAAAGTTTCCGTCCTTTAATATTAGGTAGAGATAGAGATTGGACCAAGAACCGACAATCATGGTCATCAACAACTAAAGAATTAAACTAGGTCATTTCTCACTTTAGGTGAACTGGAGTAGTAGTACAGCGGCTTTAAACTCTCATGTCTAGCACAAGTTGCCATGTTGCCAAGTTGCCATGCATGCATGACCAAAAACCCGGCATTGCAAGCTACCCTGTTTCTAAATATATGATGTTTTGGCCGTTCAATTTAGGAACAGAGGAAGTAGTTGTGAGTTGCAGGTAGAACATTACCCGAACATAgcgttgatggagatccagcccAGCACGGTGAGGTTCACCTTCTTCCACATCTCCCTGCAACCATCCACGCGCATGGCGTAATTAAGAAGAGCAGATATCAAATGGTCTTGAAAAACATATGTAGTATGTACTCCCTGCGTGCACTAGCTAGGATATCAAGGATGAGTATGAACTAGCTAGGATATCAAGGATGAGTATGAACTAGCTAGGATATCAACCATCCACATCTCCCTGCAGCCATCCACGCTCATCCTTGACAAACTCTTCCTAGCTGCTTTTATATAACAAATGGTCTTGAAGAGAAAGGAAAAACGTAAGATTTACCTTCTGGCttcttttattattattattattattataatGATAGATTAGCTAAAACACAAGGGTCATTTGTGGATTGACTAGATCATGTTTTCTTGTCATCTTCTTTTGCCTCTAGCTACTTTGCTGGACATATCTTTGCCAGGATTGGAACTCTTCTTGGTGCGTGAGTTGTCAACATGCCATCTCTGCTTCGAAGTAAAAGCAACGGTGCTTGCCATTTTTCACCGAAATCGTGGTCTACTCTTATAGCTACATGGGCGGTGGATGGGCCATTTGGAACGCTAGTTAGAAGTGACTTCATCTTCAGCACAGATGCAGAAAGATATTGACAATGGAGATGGGCTGgctcacacacacacgcgcgcgcagACACGTTCACAAGTCGACAACAAACCGAAGATAAACAGAACAAAGAAGTATGATGGGGTCAGCTAGGTTTTTACGAGCACGTACGTACGAATTACAGCGTTCGGTGCGGTCAAACGTACGCACGCCAGAGTGCCGTAGCCAGAATATTTATACGCCCGGGGCCATCACCATGTAGCCACAGAGCCTACTACTGTAGCCACAGAGCGCGGCTGTGGCCACGGTCACGAAGCTCTTCCCCTCCCCGCCCCAACACGGCCTGGCTACGCCCGTGGCTCGTACTACAAACCACCCAGTAGTAACACACGTTGTGCATGCTCTCGGACGTAGGAGTACATACTCCTTTGCGCGCGCACATGCTGCTCGTCACTCTGGACATGCGTCAGTCTCGTGGCGGAGTGAAGGACGGACGCGGCGACGTACCACGCATGCCGGTCTGCAAAGTCAGTCAACTCCGGACGCGCGCGTGGGTACGGCGTACCTCTCGAAGACGGCGGCTAggggggcgacggcgacggcggcgacgaggtTGCGGTAGACGAGCATGACCAGGGGGTGCATCCCGCGGTTCATGGCCACCTTCAACAGCAGcatgcactactaggaaaagacCTACTAATGACGCACCTAATTTGGTCATTAATGACGCATTAGTGATGCGTcattagtgccacgccattagtatattttactaatggcgcatcactggtgcgccattagtatctggtatactaatggcggacctcagatgcgccattagtatatacaacagtgcgccattagtatgcatcccagggggccatgtatatcCAGGTGCTTtagcatactaatggcgcacaacaacaagatgcgccattagtaacttcggcatactaatggcgcactgttcaatgatgcgccattagtatgacatcctttggcatactaatggcgcactgtgatgtgatgcgtcattagtatgaatattaggtttttttatttttttattttctgtttttttgcacagattacaaaatgtataattggacaaaatatagacagcacacatcaacaacagattcatcgaatacaatagaggGACAGTTGATCTCTTGGCTAACAGCTAACAGCTAAAATCCTCTGGGCTATGACTTCAACTAGGACAGTTGATCTCTTGGCTAACAGCTAACAACAAAGAAGTGCCCATACAGCCAATTTACTGCCCTATAATGATTATAAGAACTAGAAATAAAAGATATATCATAGTACTGAACAGTTGAGCAGTTGCAGATCCATCTAATCATGTGGAAAGTCAGTGAGCAGTTGCAGATCCACCATTGCCACCATCTAGTCACGAGGATTGGAGTCCTCCTCAGTCTTGACACTGAGCTTTTGCTTCCCCATGACCTGCAGATAGGTCACCAACATAAACCATTTGAAATGATTAAACAAGTGCATTGGAAGCAATCTAGATCAGCATACAAACATCCATCTTCGGCAACACTTGAAGCGTAACTACTAAAACAATTATGAACCTGAGATAAGTCGAAGAATCTTACAAGGATAAAATAAGTTAcataaattcatcaaaataaaACACTACATCTCTGTTTCTAAACCAGAGAGCCAAGAGAAGAACTATAACAGATGTAGTTCTCTGCCTCAACATGCTGTAATAATATTATCTCTGTTGATCCATGTCCATCTGGGTTAATATGAAATGTGAAAAAATTGAATGAGCCAACTTGGTACATCATTATAAATGATTACTTGCTAAGAGAAACAAGTCAGAAAACAAAGCTGCATATAACCACCTAAATATTATGGTCAAGTACTAATTATCAAACTGGCATATCCACTTGTCTGCTACTCCCTATGTAATCAAATGTAAGACATTTTAGGTCACTTCACAGATTTAGTAGTTTGTAAGTAGAAGAATAGAAATTTGAAGAAAAAAATGGTGGATACGCACTGAGATCACGGCACATAACAGGTGTTCAAATCAATGGAAAGCAAATGTATTTTGGAGATGGTACCATCCCTCTCTCAGAATAATCAGAGCCCAAAATTCCACATGTTGATCGATTGATATGCCAAACAGGGGGATCGGCTGAGGGGCTCACCGCGGTGCGGATGACAAGCTCGGGGAGGCCGGAGACGTCGGAGCAGCGAGGGCGACGCGGATCGACGGGGGAAggcgcgcggcggccgacggGGAAGAAGCTCGGATCCGGCGATGTGGGGGCGCCCAGCTTGAACTGGTGGCCGTAGTCGATGCAGAGGGGAGttgcggagctcgtggacacctTCCCAAGTCACGGTTCCGGCGATGTGGTGGGTGAGGAGGTGCGGATCGACGAGATCCACCCATCATCATCACCCTTCTCGAGGTTCTTGACACTTGGGTGATGCGGATGCGGTGCTGCGCCTCCTGCGGGCCCTTGAAGCCGGCCTTGCCGGCCTTCATCGACGGCGGGCCCTTTGAGGGGAGGGGACCTCTAGCcagggaggggaggggaggggaggtggCGCCGGCGGCGGAGTGGATGCGGTCGCCGGCGAGAGGAGGTGCCCGTGGAGGAGGTGGTCACCGCGGTCGAATGGATCTGGGATGTAGGgagaggggagaaggagagggtAGGGGCGCCGTCTATGGAGTAGAGGGCGGCGGGGGCGGTGGGGGCGGCGGGTCGCCGATGGTGGCGGTGGGGGCGGTGGCAGATCGAGattgaggagggggcggcggcagATCGAGATCGGGgagggggtggcggcgaggagaTGGGGACGAGGGAGGAAGGGGGCGACGGGGGGATCTGAGCTAGGGTTTGGCCTGCGGGTGGGGGTATCTCCTTTTCttgtcttttcttttttcttttttctgtagatagatggattgatggatgtgggatggagatatggatggatggatggtgGACGCCATGTCATCAATTCGTggacttactaatggcgcaccaactctaaatgcgccattaatAATCTAGGTTACTAATggcaccttctggtggtgcgtcattagtagttttgcaaaaaaaaaatattaatggcgcactgttccacagtgcgtcattagtagttttgcaaaaaaaggaataaaaaatataataaaaaaacaacattagtggcgcactttccgacaggtagtaatggcgcactatgtctggatgcgccattagtatgtttggacaggcgcactagttcaaaaaaaatttgatactaatggcgcaccctgggccaggtgcgccattagtagtttcaactttaatggcgtatcagaaggtggtggcgcaccgcttgtctggtgcgccattagtgtcaatctcatctatagccctttttctagtagtgatgATGCCCACCGTCAGAAGCTGCACCAGCACCATGCCGGCCGGCAGCGCCACCCGCTTCGCCTtgtccctcctcctcctcctcgcctccgCCGCAGCCATGGCCGCCATTGCCGGCGCCACGTCGCCGTCCGCCATTACCCTGGTCAGAGAGCGGCCGAGGTTTACTTCTTGTGGGAGTGGGAAACGATCAAGCAACGCGACGCCTAGGAGAGAAGGGACAGGAGAGCGATCAGGC belongs to Triticum urartu cultivar G1812 chromosome 7, Tu2.1, whole genome shotgun sequence and includes:
- the LOC125519241 gene encoding WAT1-related protein At4g08290-like encodes the protein MNRGMHPLVMLVYRNLVAAVAVAPLAAVFEREMWKKVNLTVLGWISINAMFGVLLAMGLYYWGLRDTSAAYAVDFLNLIPVATFLIAVVLRAERLSLSHWPGRMKLLGAAVGVAGTMVVSFFKGTRLPLPHLHFHDHAHGGAPTAAPHGTRDMAAGTLCLCGSCVSYALWFVVQARVAKVFPSRYWATALTCAAGSLQSAAAAAVAFALTPTGDRHGWAAEWRLGWDLRLVTVVYSGVFNTGATFVLVSWAVARRGPVYPPMFNSLSLVVTAAGHAVFLGTDIYLGGVLGAALVVVGLYAFLWGKRKELAAAAKGDDREQGLRRGHTDDGVA